Proteins from a genomic interval of Microbacterium phyllosphaerae:
- a CDS encoding basic amino acid ABC transporter substrate-binding protein — MQRRNIIAGIALAATATLALAGCAGGAGSGGSGEPAAGDEYDLVEAGTLTVCSDIPYAPFEFEGDNGEYTGFDIDLLDAIAKELDLKLSVQDVGFDALQSGTTLAAGTCDVGASAMTITDERKANIDFSEPYYESLQSLLVRTDSGIKSIDDLSGKNVGVQQGTTGEAYATENAKGAELVQYPSDGELWPAMQAGQIDAILQDQPVNLEHEKADSAYKIVEEYETGESYGFAFAKGEKDTLREAIDGALQDLRDSGDYQTIYDNYFTAK; from the coding sequence ATGCAGCGTCGCAACATCATCGCCGGGATCGCGCTCGCCGCGACCGCCACCCTCGCTCTCGCGGGCTGTGCAGGCGGAGCAGGAAGCGGCGGATCCGGTGAGCCGGCGGCCGGCGACGAGTACGACCTCGTCGAGGCAGGTACCCTGACGGTCTGCTCCGACATCCCCTATGCGCCGTTCGAGTTCGAGGGAGACAACGGTGAGTACACCGGTTTCGACATCGATCTGCTCGACGCGATCGCGAAGGAGCTCGACCTCAAGCTCTCCGTGCAGGACGTCGGCTTCGACGCGCTGCAGTCTGGGACCACGCTCGCCGCAGGCACCTGCGACGTGGGCGCATCCGCGATGACGATCACCGACGAGCGCAAGGCGAACATCGACTTCTCCGAGCCGTACTACGAGTCGCTGCAGTCTCTCCTCGTGCGCACGGACTCGGGCATCAAGTCGATCGACGACCTGTCGGGCAAGAACGTCGGCGTGCAGCAGGGCACCACGGGCGAGGCCTACGCGACCGAGAACGCCAAGGGCGCCGAGCTCGTGCAGTACCCGTCCGACGGCGAACTGTGGCCCGCGATGCAGGCCGGTCAGATCGACGCGATCCTGCAGGACCAGCCGGTGAACCTCGAGCATGAGAAGGCCGACAGCGCCTACAAGATCGTCGAGGAGTACGAGACCGGGGAGTCCTACGGCTTCGCATTCGCGAAGGGCGAGAAGGACACGCTGCGCGAGGCGATCGACGGCGCGCTGCAGGACCTGCGCGACAGCGGCGACTACCAGACCATCTACGACAACTACTTCACCGCGAAGTAA
- a CDS encoding amino acid ABC transporter permease — protein MLIAIVVWAAVSTDWAKIGPLFFNPEIAAKMFPGIITTALVNTLWFTAVAFVAGLLLGVVLALLKLSSIGPFRWIATAWIELFRGLPAILTIFGVAFILPIALGISGRDLGGPVVLGLVGLILVASAYMAETIRAGIQAVPKGQTEAARSLGMSPMKTTFWIIVPQGFRIIIPPLTNEFVLLLKDTSLLFVAGTFIWSKELTNFARDAATQNTNATPLIMAAILYLIVTIPLTRFSAYLERRMAKQR, from the coding sequence GTGCTGATCGCCATCGTCGTCTGGGCGGCGGTCAGCACCGACTGGGCGAAGATCGGTCCGCTGTTCTTCAACCCCGAGATCGCGGCCAAGATGTTCCCCGGGATCATCACGACCGCACTCGTCAACACGCTGTGGTTCACGGCGGTCGCATTCGTGGCCGGTCTTCTGCTGGGAGTCGTGCTCGCACTGCTGAAGCTGTCGAGCATCGGGCCGTTCCGGTGGATCGCCACGGCCTGGATCGAGCTGTTCCGCGGGCTTCCCGCGATCCTCACGATCTTCGGCGTCGCATTCATCCTTCCGATCGCGCTGGGTATCTCGGGGCGTGACCTCGGCGGCCCGGTCGTACTCGGACTCGTCGGTCTCATCCTGGTGGCGTCGGCCTACATGGCCGAGACGATCAGGGCAGGCATCCAGGCGGTTCCCAAGGGGCAGACGGAGGCGGCTCGTTCGCTCGGCATGTCTCCGATGAAGACCACGTTCTGGATCATCGTGCCGCAGGGGTTCCGCATCATCATCCCGCCGCTCACGAACGAGTTCGTGTTGCTGCTGAAGGACACCTCGCTGCTGTTCGTGGCCGGGACGTTCATCTGGTCGAAGGAGCTCACCAACTTCGCCCGTGACGCCGCGACGCAGAACACGAACGCGACGCCGCTGATCATGGCGGCGATCCTC